TGTGGCCAGAATGACGGACTGATAGGAAAGCCGACGATCCAGACGCTTGCGGGCGGCGGTTAACTGAGCTGACAAATTTTGTTTGATGGCCCAAAGCATTTTGTCATCTTCCAGTTTGGCTTCAATCGCGGCCATTTGATTTTGAAGATTTACCAGATAATTTTGCTGAACCTGCAGTGTCCGGCTTATGCTTTCTATTATGGTTTGTGTCGCTTCTCGCAACGCTTTAAGTTCATCAAGGGAAATTTTTTCCTTGACCAGGGTATAGCGTTTGCGCCAGGCCGCAGACTGATGGTCCATCAAAAGCATTGAGCGTTCATTTAATTCCAAGGCAACCTGATACGTTGTTCTCCACTCAGCCCTGGATTTTAGATAAGATTCGGCAATTGCTCTTTGTTCCTGTGACTCGGCCTTTTCAAAATCCCGCTGGGCATTTACCCATTTTTTTTCTACACCTTCCTGTTCAGATCTCAGACGTTTGGTTTCTTTGCGAAGTTCTGTTCTTTTTTCTTGGATGCTGCTTAATTGGCTGTTTAAATCTTCAGAGTCGAAGGCAAGATTTGCGTTGATGACCCTGATCTGATCTTTTAATAATGCCCGCTGAAGTGCAGCCAGTTTTTTTTCAATTTCATATCGTTTGATTTCATTATCCTTTGCCTGGATTATGATTTGAATTTCAAGAAGCTGAATGTCAATGGTTTCACTGTGCCATTCCAGTTTGGTCTTGTTCTTTGTATTTTTGTCGGATAGGGTTTCATCCATCCGTCTTCTTTTTTTTTCAAGAGATTGCAGGCGTTCATTGTCCGCAATGAGTTCCCGGTGGAGCGCCTCGACGGTTAATTCTATGTTTAACTGGCGCCGTTCAACGTTCGACAGTTCTTCTTGAATGGTATCAAGAAAGGTCAATGTGTAGGGCGCTTTTTTAGTCATGCCCCTGGTTTTATAGTTATCGTACCGTTCTTTTACGGACAATATGTCCTTTTTTGCCGTATTTTGGGCTGTTATCGAATACAGCAGTCGTTCATGTGCGGACCTGAGCATACGCAGATCAGTCAGCCTTTTATCAAAATCTTCTGTGCTCACACCAAACTCCAGGGCAACCTGGTCTGATTTTACGGTGCTCAGGGTTGATAGTCGGTTGTTTATTTGACTGATTTTGTCTTTAACATTTTCAATGGAGTTTGGCTGTTCTATGGGGCTTGGTGTGTTGTCTGCAGCAGGGCAGGGTGCCTGAAAAAATATGCACAGACAGGCACTTATTGCTGCTGATAAAAATATAGTTACACCCTTTGCAGGCAATGGTGTTCTAAGCTCTGACATGTTTTTCTCCATTGTTCATTATTCAGATTGTGGGATCTGTCGGGCATTCATGAAAAATGCGGATTTTGCAGGTGTGGCATATCTTTGGGTCCAGCCTTTTGTAGATAATACTGATGGCCCGGCTTTCCTGTTTAAAAAGATGGGAATTTCCGATTTTATCCATGAAATCACCGTGGATTAAAAAATGTTCCACACCCCGGTTGAGCCGGCAAAGGTACAGGTTTTTGCCTAATTTTTGTCTTCGCTGGGCTTCCTGGACCAGTACCATGGCGCCGGATACATCTATGAAATTAATGGCGTATCCAACAATCAGCAGGTGTTTGGGGTTGTTTGCATCTATCTCTTCCAGGGCTTGGGCAATATGGTTGGCAGCACCGAAAAAAAGTGAGCCGTGAATACGGACCATTGTAAGCTGGGGACAAGAGGAACTGCTGATCTCCCGGGCATCTATCAGGGTCCTGCGGTCATCCAGAGGATCCGGCATCAGCGGGGTGACATGGGGATGGGACGTGCGTGTCAGGTAAATAGCCATGGATAGCAGGATGCCTGTATAAATGGCAAACTCAATGGCAAAAAACAGGGTACCTGCAAAGGTGGCCAAAAGAACCATGGTATCCGGGCGGCTGCTTTTAAGGATCTCTTTGATATGGTGGACATCAATGAGTTTGAAGGCCACAAATAAAATCACGCCACCCATGGCTGATAACGGCAAATAGGCGGTTAAAGGGGCAACCAGCAAAACAATAACAGCCAGGAACAAGGCTGAAAAAATGGAAGCAAGCGGGGAGACTGCACCTGAATCATAATTCACCCCGGACCGGGTAAAAGAGCCTGAGCTTGCATACCCTGAAAAAAAGCTGCCCGCAATGTTTGACAACCCCTGGCCGATAAACTCCTGGCTACCGTCGATGTGCTGGCCGGATTGAACGGCAATGGATCTTGCGATGGACAATGCCTCAATCAGGCCCAGGAAAGCCACGGCAAGGGCTCCTGGCGCCATCATTCTCAATGTATCCAGGGTGAAATCAGGGGCTGACATCGGGGGCAGTTGACCGTTCAGCTTGCCTAAAAATCTGACGCCATGGGCCTGGCCGTCCAAGGCGAGACTAAACAAGGCGCCTGCAACCAGTGCAAAAAGCAGTGCAGGCCACCGGGGTTTCCAGGCCTTGATGACAATGGCACAGCAAAGGGCAGCAAGGGAAATCCACAATTCATAATAGTTGATTTGAGCTGTTGATTTAAGCAGAAACGCCCAGGTTGTTAAAAACGAAGATCCGCTGGGTACCGGTAGGCCCAGTGCATGTTTGAGCTGTGAGGTGGCAATGAGCAAGGCGGCCCCTGCGGAGAACCCCACAATGACAGAGTGGGATACAAAGTTGATCAGGGTACCCAGACGGACCAGCCCAAACCCCAACTGAAAAAGGCCCGCCATAAAGGTCAGAGTCAACGCCAGCCGGATGTAATCGGCAGATCCGGGTTCGGCCAGAGGGCTCAAGGTGGAGAAAACGATAATGGAGATTGCTGTGGTAGGACCGGAGACCAGATGTCTGGACGATCCGAACAGGGCCGCAATCACCGGCGGAACAATGGCGGCATAAAGACCATACTGGGCCGGAAGTCCGGCAATCATGGCAAAGGAGACCCCTTGGGGCAATACGATGAAGGCTCCCGTAAGCCCTGCCAGCATATCTGCACGCAAGGTCTTCTTCTTAAGCTGTTTTAACCATGCCAGAAAGGGAAAAAGTTGAACCCCTGCAGGTATCGGGCGAACGGGGGCGGCTTTTCTGAAAATAGTGTTCATACAGTGCTAATATACAGGTTTGCTTCGTTTTTGATATAGGCTTTTTAAGAATGAATAAATAGTGTCTGAACGAAAATCTGGAAATTTTGTTTAGTACAAGGCGGGCCCAAATTTTAACCGGAGTAATACAAGGCGTATTTCGAGGATTAAAATTTGCGACCAACGCCGTAATCAGCAAAATTTGCGGTTTTCGGTCGGGCACTAAATAAAACGGTACCGACTTGGGCCGTATAAGTCAAGTCTGGAATTCCCGTGACAATGTTACGGATACTGGACTTTTGTCCTCTAATACGTAAAACAGCGCTCAAAGTTTTGTGTGGGTTGATAGGGAGGCTTTTCTGCTTTCCTGCAAATTTTTTTTGGCCCTGGAATAATATGATTTTTTAATAATTAGAATTTAATGAATATGCTTGACTTACACTCTGATTTTATAAGAAACTTTTTGTAAACCACAGAGATGTTTAATATTCGTTGTGGGGCGAACCACGGTAAAAGACCAAGGACTGTCCTTGACCGTTTATAGGGAAGAATAGCAATACAATAACTGACAATGTCGCTATTTTGAGGATAGAGTGATTTTTAATTGAGGGAGACAGATGAAGGTTCTTCTAATCGGCAACCCGGTTTCCAGCGGCGGTAATACTGGTAAACGAATAGAAATCTTGTGCGATATTCTTCAAAAAGGCGGTCATGAGGTTACAACATATCTTACCCGCCATGCCGGTGACGGCAAAGCACAAGCATTTTCTTTAAGCCGGGGCATAGACCGAATGGTGGTGGTGGGCGGAGACGGCACTTTAAATGAAATCATCAATGGTCTGCCTGCTGATTCGTCCTGTCCGATCCTCCAATTTCCTACGGGAAATGCGAATCTGCTGGCACGGGATTTAAAGCTTCCACAAAAAACTGCGGTGATAGCGGACTTGGTTGAACAGGGACGAATCATTCAGGCTGATACGGCGGTGATGAATACCCATCGTTTCGTGATGGTTGCCGGAATAGGCTTTGATGCCAGAGTCACGGAAGAAGTAAAAAAGGTCCGCAGCGGGAAAATTAACAACTTAAGTTATGTGCGTCCGATTATTCGGGCTGCGAAAACCCGCACGTCACACCCTCTTTTTGTTTCTATTGATAATGGTGTTATCAAAGCTGAGGCAGCCGCAGTTCTGGTGTCTAATGTGAGAAATTATGCAGGTGTATGTGAGATGGCTTATGATGCAGGAATCTGCACCGGACTTCTTGATGTGATTATTTTCCCCAGGGAAAACCTTCTGGCGATGCTCTCTTATCTGATTTGTGCTCGGTTTGGAAACATCACAAAAATAAAGGATGTGATCTACGTTAAAGCCCAAAAAAGTATTCTCGTTCAATCTGAAGATCTTCTTCCTGTGCAACTGGACGGCGACTTTCATGGCAGACACCATGAAGTGCTTATTCGCAATCAGCCGGGCACGCTTCGACTGATCGTACCTGATGGATTTATTAAATAAAGGCCACGGGCCGTACTTGGTCTATCGACACCCAGACTTCGGTCCACAACAAAGTTTGAAAGATCTGAGTGACTTCTCCAGACTTTCTTATAAAAACGGTGAGGGCGTTTAGAAGATCATACGTCAAAGAAAGTCGCCAAATTGACCCAGATAATCTTCAGCATAAACGGCCACGGCATTTTTGCCTGGGCCGTAGTGCGGGTGGAAGGCAGGATATTCAGGGTAAATTCCTGGGTTTTTACCGTCATTCCCGGATCCGGGAAAACCGATTCAATCATTGCATAATAATGCTGCCCCACTTTAAAAGGCTGGTTATATGACAAGCCGTCAAGGGTAAGCTGGTTTCCCGCTGTCTTGAAGTGATGGGTATAATGTCCGGAACGGCTGCCGATATGAAGAATATACCCGGCAGGTTCCGCATTTTTGCTGTTCCAGGAAAATATCACCCGGTTTCTGTCCAGGGAGACGCTGTAATCCACCGGGGCTGGACTTAAAACCTGATCAGTGGTCAAATCTCCACCGGGACTGATATCTGTGCCGTATACCCTGGCCGGATTGGCATGGGCCTTAAGCATGCCCCGCATCTGTTCAGGGATGCGATCTCCGTCAAAAAAGCCGATCATCAGTGCGAATTGATTTTCTTGGCCGTTATAGGTTGGTGCGGCACTGTGGTATTGCTCTCCGGAAAGCAAGGCAGCTTTGTGGCCCTGCCCGTTTCCCCAGGTGGGCCTTCGGTTCTGCTTGCCGTAATAGGTGCCGAACGGATTTATGCCTGCTTTGAATTTTTCGTCCTCTTTGTTGTATTTCACTTTTACCGGCATACCTGCAAAGTTGGCCGCAATTGTCTGATCCATACTCAGGGCCACGCCTCGGTGACCTGCAGCAATACCGACAAATCCTGCTGTAATATGGTTATTCACATCGTCCAGATCCAGATTTTTCTCTGAATGCCGGTAATAATCCAAATCATAGGAAGAATCTACATCAAGGTAATTATGCTTTAGAATGCGGACGGGAGCGTCCTTGGTGGCGGAACTGTGCAGGCGCAGTTCGAGTGGTGCAACCTCCTGCCATCCCGGATCAACATGAAAGCCCAGAGGCTCAAGATCTGCCTTGAAAAGGCTGGTATTCACAGTGGCAGGATACTTGATTTGTGCCTGAACAAAAAGATAGGGCAGGTCCTCCAGCAGGCTGAAGGTATAATTGACAGATCCGCGGTATAGTCCCCTGTCCGGGATCTGCCAGTCCCCAGTCATTCTGACTGCGGCGGTCTGATCCTGCATGGTCACGCCGGCCGATAAATTTTCGGGGGCACACCGTTTGTCCTCATAACGGATGTAAGATAGAAGGCTTCCCTGTTCTATCATCGATTTATGATTCCAGCGAATGTCTGACAGTATGCCGTCTCCGTTAAATCCCATTGAAATAAATTTATTCTGCAGCACCGTACCTGATGGGGAGCTGCCGACATTCAGTGTTTTGGGCCTGTTTTTGGATCCAGGACCTGAAGTCAGTACATAGATCCCATCGGGTGCCGGATGGTCACCCGAGATGTAAAACCTTTGGGCGGCCGTATCAATCCCCGGGACAGGGATCAGCGGATAGACCGTTCCATTCCGGGAATTTAGATACAATCTGTTATTGTGTTCCCCGGCTGCCATGTGTTTTTTAAGTATCACAAAACGGTTGAGGCTCTCCTTTTGGGGGCCGGCCAGCATCAGGGTGCCCACTGTTTTGTAACCGGCGGTCACTGGTACGTGGGATAGTTGTTTTGAAACCGCTTTATTGAGGCATGTTTCAATTTGAATGCCCAGGTGGTCCAGGCGATTCAGGATATCTTCCATAACCTGTCTGCGCTGGGGGGCGACATCAGGTGAGGCCATTCCAAAATTTGTTGTGGACAAGGCTTTCATTCTTAAAATATAAGCCTTATCCAGCAGTGGCCTGACTTGTATCTCTAAAAGATCGTCATTGAGCAGACGGATGATTTTTTCAGCAATATTATGGATATTCCGGGCAGAGACGATCCGCGTCCAATGTGTCGTCGTCCGCCACTTTTCCGACCAGGAGTTGTATCCGTCAAAACTGCCGTCGGCTGTATCCTGGCTGAATGTGATTTCTCCAGCCGGACCGTGGTGTGCAAGATAGTCGTTCACGGTTGTAAATTTGACGAAATGAAGATCCTTGACTTCTTCTATCAGTCCTTCAAGTCCGCCGGTATTGGGCAACTGGTTCAACGGCCATTTCAACCGTTTTGTCCCGGTCCAGTAATCAGAGTCCGCATCAAAATTGATATACACCAGGACATCCCTGCTTATTTTGCCGCTAATCTGCATCAGGTGAAGGTCGTTTACCCAGTGAGCAAGGCTGACATTTTCAACTAAATCACCAATATTGTAAGTGGGGATCACCAGAATTTCTTCTCCGGTCTGGTCGTTTTTATAGGTCAGGGGGTTGTGCGCCTCTTCCCGGGTAAGTTTTCTGGAAAACACGCGAAAGGTATCAAACGGAGTGGCGCTATAATAAAGTGATACGGCTTTGATGCCGGCTTGTTTATAAATTTTAAAATTTCCGGGCGTGGTCATCATCTCCTGGGGCCGTACAATAGGGCTGTAACTGCCGAAAAGATCCTTGACCCCGCTGCCCCAGGGATTGGATATAGACCAGTTCACCGAATCGGTAAACTCCTGGTTTGTCATGGCTGATGCCAGTCCGTTGTTGTAGGACATCAGCAGCACTTCATCTCTCTTTTCGGTTACCCGGCGCCTTACGGCATCAATGATATCCGGTGCATTTTCAGGCAAGAGGCGCTCCAGGGAAAAATGATTGTCGAACTCCCAACTGGCATGCACCGGAACACCTTGATGATTATATTTGTCCAGAGTGG
This window of the uncultured Desulfobacter sp. genome carries:
- a CDS encoding mechanosensitive ion channel domain-containing protein, whose product is MSELRTPLPAKGVTIFLSAAISACLCIFFQAPCPAADNTPSPIEQPNSIENVKDKISQINNRLSTLSTVKSDQVALEFGVSTEDFDKRLTDLRMLRSAHERLLYSITAQNTAKKDILSVKERYDNYKTRGMTKKAPYTLTFLDTIQEELSNVERRQLNIELTVEALHRELIADNERLQSLEKKRRRMDETLSDKNTKNKTKLEWHSETIDIQLLEIQIIIQAKDNEIKRYEIEKKLAALQRALLKDQIRVINANLAFDSEDLNSQLSSIQEKRTELRKETKRLRSEQEGVEKKWVNAQRDFEKAESQEQRAIAESYLKSRAEWRTTYQVALELNERSMLLMDHQSAAWRKRYTLVKEKISLDELKALREATQTIIESISRTLQVQQNYLVNLQNQMAAIEAKLEDDKMLWAIKQNLSAQLTAARKRLDRRLSYQSVILATDNIEKRFLNEVETRLGRSTLKDHLVDIKGDIVEFWNIEIWTVDKQPVTLRKLSVALLILLLGMAAAKYALSIIRTRFLLKSQFKETTASAVHKLMSYTAYLLVFLFALRMVNIPLTAFAFLGGAIAIGMGFGAQNLINNFISGFMILGERPINIGDLIEVDSVLGMVEEIGARCTRIRTGENIHILVPNSTFLEKNITNWTHSDKKIRTNVTVGVSYGSPVKTVQEKLLASVREAPHVLKYPAPFVLFSEFGDNALIFNVYFWVEIRRIIERREIESNVRFKIDQLFSDAGIIIAFPQRDIHLDTLKPLQINIEQGPKN
- a CDS encoding SulP family inorganic anion transporter, which produces MNTIFRKAAPVRPIPAGVQLFPFLAWLKQLKKKTLRADMLAGLTGAFIVLPQGVSFAMIAGLPAQYGLYAAIVPPVIAALFGSSRHLVSGPTTAISIIVFSTLSPLAEPGSADYIRLALTLTFMAGLFQLGFGLVRLGTLINFVSHSVIVGFSAGAALLIATSQLKHALGLPVPSGSSFLTTWAFLLKSTAQINYYELWISLAALCCAIVIKAWKPRWPALLFALVAGALFSLALDGQAHGVRFLGKLNGQLPPMSAPDFTLDTLRMMAPGALAVAFLGLIEALSIARSIAVQSGQHIDGSQEFIGQGLSNIAGSFFSGYASSGSFTRSGVNYDSGAVSPLASIFSALFLAVIVLLVAPLTAYLPLSAMGGVILFVAFKLIDVHHIKEILKSSRPDTMVLLATFAGTLFFAIEFAIYTGILLSMAIYLTRTSHPHVTPLMPDPLDDRRTLIDAREISSSSCPQLTMVRIHGSLFFGAANHIAQALEEIDANNPKHLLIVGYAINFIDVSGAMVLVQEAQRRQKLGKNLYLCRLNRGVEHFLIHGDFMDKIGNSHLFKQESRAISIIYKRLDPKICHTCKIRIFHECPTDPTI
- a CDS encoding YegS/Rv2252/BmrU family lipid kinase — encoded protein: MKVLLIGNPVSSGGNTGKRIEILCDILQKGGHEVTTYLTRHAGDGKAQAFSLSRGIDRMVVVGGDGTLNEIINGLPADSSCPILQFPTGNANLLARDLKLPQKTAVIADLVEQGRIIQADTAVMNTHRFVMVAGIGFDARVTEEVKKVRSGKINNLSYVRPIIRAAKTRTSHPLFVSIDNGVIKAEAAAVLVSNVRNYAGVCEMAYDAGICTGLLDVIIFPRENLLAMLSYLICARFGNITKIKDVIYVKAQKSILVQSEDLLPVQLDGDFHGRHHEVLIRNQPGTLRLIVPDGFIK